In Zingiber officinale cultivar Zhangliang chromosome 6A, Zo_v1.1, whole genome shotgun sequence, a single genomic region encodes these proteins:
- the LOC121995268 gene encoding uncharacterized protein LOC121995268 — translation MARLLRDRHHHHDLLLLADEIEPFWCYRCCEMGLGARYACVERCGHVLHKDCANPGEILTHPFFPDCTFHFLEASKPNRRCDACGGDVNGYVYHCFKQGWDLHPCCANLKHRKLVEAEEGDGSMLLTLHRRERSECFVCGKKTLNRKASSWTYVSECGKYHFHVACMKKEAIEAVEEGRGQEIEKLANKFSVAGKRSRKASKFENMAKIVKTAIGFVMAAVFGDPSTLLISVMTTLFSNNG, via the coding sequence ATGGCTCGGCTACTCCGTGATCGCCATCACCACCACGACCTGCTGCTATTGGCCGACGAAATAGAGCCTTTCTGGTGTTACAGGTGCTGCGAGATGGGTCTCGGCGCTCGATACGCCTGCGTCGAGCGGTGCGGCCATGTTCTCCACAAGGACTGCGCAAACCCCGGGGAAATCCTCACGCATCCTTTCTTCCCCGACTGCACCTTCCACTTCCTCGAGGCGAGTAAACCCAACCGCCGGTGCGACGCCTGCGGCGGGGACGTTAACGGCTACGTCTACCACTGCTTCAAGCAAGGCTGGGACTTGCACCCCTGCTGCGCCAACCTCAAGCATCGCAAGCTCGTCGAAGCAGAGGAAGGAGACGGAAGCATGCTGTTGACTCTCCACCGCAGGGAGCGGTCTGAGTGCTTCGTCTGTGGCAAGAAGACGCTGAACAGGAAGGCCAGCAGCTGGACGTACGTGTCGGAGTGCGGGAAGTACCACTTCCATGTGGCCTGCATGAAGAAAGAGGCGATTGAGGCTGTGGAGGAGGGCAGAGGGCAGGAGATTGAGAAGCTGGCGAATAAATTTTCGGTTGCTGGTAAAAGAAGCAGAAAGGCAAGTAAATTTGAAAACATGGCGAAGATCGTGAAGACTGCCATCGGATTCGTGATGGCCGCCGTCTTCGGAGATCCGAGCACACTTCTCATCTCCGTTATGACCACCCTCTTCAGTAATAATGGATAG